In one window of Bos taurus isolate L1 Dominette 01449 registration number 42190680 breed Hereford chromosome 4, ARS-UCD2.0, whole genome shotgun sequence DNA:
- the LOC785370 gene encoding uncharacterized protein, giving the protein MFLGGPALSSASQETGGFGAPRGADPGMQKQRELLAGGGRSGGRRAGHPSPRGVRSEPGSWSASGFRRRRWGRTLSGRGEGRGRAKSQAPQPRRPAAQLQTGAVPGEGSSGRWAPGGGQRGISAVLPGPGDQSAGPEPRLGEEGGAVRRLSDLPGLGLVPLDLRLVSPQAEMDPEVGRIATFRITETREDGFELGVSSSQAKEKMKKVHLIGPLTLFRYSDWQDKLFMSFGTIMAITHGSGLPLMMIVFGEMTDRFVNTGGNFSLPDMHIIIQD; this is encoded by the exons ATGTTTTTGGGCGGCCCTGCCCTGTCCTCAGCATCCCAAGAGACGGGTGGCTTCGGTGCCCCCCGGGGAGCAGACCCGGGGATGCAGAAGCAGCGAGAG CTGCTCGCCGGGGGTGGGCGCAGCGGGGGGCGGCGCGCCGGGCACCCTTCCCCGCGGGGTGTGCGGAGCGAGCCTGGCAGCTGGAGCGCCTCCGGCTTCAGGAGGCGTCGCTGGGGCCGGACACTCTCGGGGAGGGGCGAGGGGCGGGGGCGAGCAAAGTCCCAGGCCCCGCAGCCCCGGCGCCCAGCGGCTCAGCTGCAAACAGGCGCAGTCCCGGGTGAGGGAAGCTCGGGAAGGTGGGCTCCCGGCGGCGGGCAGCGTGGCATCAGCGCGGTCCTCCCGGGTCCCGGCGACCAGTCTGCTGGCCCCGAACCCCGGCTGGGTGAGGAGGGGGGTGCTGTGAGGAGGCTGAGCGACCTCCCCGGGCTGGGGCTGGTGCCCCTGGACCTGAGACTGGTTTCTCCCCAGGCGGAGATGGATCCAGAGGTGGGAAGGATCGCAACATTCCGGATCACCGAGACCAGGGAGGACGGATTTGAACTGGGCGTCAGCAG caGCCAAgctaaggaaaaaatgaagaaagtacaTTTGATTGGACCATTAACATTG tttcgaTACTCTGATTGGCAGGATAAATTATTTATGTCTTTTGGCACTATCATGGCCATAACTCATGGATCAGGTCTGCCCCTCATGATGATAGtatttggagaaatgactgacaGATTTGTTAATACTGGAGGAAATTTCTCCCTTCCAG